One window from the genome of Mustela lutreola isolate mMusLut2 chromosome 11, mMusLut2.pri, whole genome shotgun sequence encodes:
- the PISD gene encoding phosphatidylserine decarboxylase proenzyme, mitochondrial isoform X5 produces the protein MSRPALKLRSWPLTVLYYLLPFGALRPLSRVGWRPVSRVALYKSVPTRLLSRAWGRLNQVELPHWLRRPVYSLYIWTFGVNMKEAAVEDLHHYRNLSEFFRRKLKPQARPVCGLHSVISPSDGKILNFGQVKNCEVEQVKGVTYSLESFLGPRTSTDDLSFPPAPPCGSFRNQLVTREGNELYHCVIYLAPGDYHCFHSPTDWTVSHRRHFPGSLMSVNPGMARWIKELFCHNERVVLTGDWKHGFFSLTAVGATNVGSIRIYFDRDLHTNSPRYSKGSYNDFSFVTHTNKEGIPMRKGEHLGEFNLGSTIVLIFEAPKDFNFKLKAGQKIRFGEALGSL, from the exons ATGTCCAGACCTGCCCTGAAACTGCGCTCCTGGCCCCTGACGGTCCTCTACTACCTCCTGCCCTTCGGTGCCCTCAGACCGCTCAGCCGGGTGGGATGGAGGCCCGTGAGCAGG GTGGCCCTGTACAAGTCGGTGCCCACGCGCCTGCTGTCGCGGGCCTGGGGCCGCCTCAACCAGGTGGAGCTGCCGCACTGGCTGCGCCGGCCTGTCTATAGCCTGTACATCTGGACCTTTGGGGTGAACATGAAGGAGGCCGCCGTGGAGGACCTGCACCACTACCGCAACCTTAGCGAGTTCTTCCGGCGCAAGCTGAAGCCGCAGGCCCGGCCTGTCTGTGGCTTGCACAGCGTG ATCAGCCCCTCAGATGGGAAGATCCTGAACTTCGGGCAGGTGAAGAACTGCGAGGTGGAGCAGGTGAAGGGGGTCACCTACTCGCTGGAGTCGTTCCTGGGCCCACGTACTTCCACAGATGATCTGTCCTTTCCACCAG CGCCCCCCTGCGGCTCCTTCAGGAACCAGCTGGTCACTAGAGAAGGGAATGAGCTCTACCACTGTGTCATCTACCTGGCCCCCGGGGACTACCACTGCTTCCACTCCCCCACTGACTGGACCGTTTCCCACCGGCGCCATTTCCCAG GCTCCCTGATGTCTGTGAACCCTGGTATGGCCCGCTGGATCAAAGAGCTCTTCTGCCACAACGAGCGGGTGGTCCTCACTGGGGACTGGAAACACGGCTTCTTCTCGCTGACGGCTGTGGGGGCTACCAACGTGGGCTCTATACGCATCTACTTTGACAGG GACCTGCACACGAACAGCCCACGCTACAGCAAGGGCTCCTACAATGACTTCAGCTTCGTGACACACACCAACAAGGAGGGCATCCCTATGCGCAAGGGCGAGCACCTGGGCGAGTTCAACCTGGGCTCCACCATTGTGCTCATCTTTGAGGCCCCCAAGGACTTCAACTTTAAGCTGAAAGCGGGACAGAAGATCCGGTTCGGAGAGGCTCTGGGCTCCCTCTAG
- the PISD gene encoding phosphatidylserine decarboxylase proenzyme, mitochondrial isoform X2 translates to MQVTGNMRNTGSESWRSWGWRFHPNLLVTGRLHFPQLALRRRLGQLSCMSRPALKLRSWPLTVLYYLLPFGALRPLSRVGWRPVSRVALYKSVPTRLLSRAWGRLNQVELPHWLRRPVYSLYIWTFGVNMKEAAVEDLHHYRNLSEFFRRKLKPQARPVCGLHSVISPSDGKILNFGQVKNCEVEQVKGVTYSLESFLGPRTSTDDLSFPPAPPCGSFRNQLVTREGNELYHCVIYLAPGDYHCFHSPTDWTVSHRRHFPGSLMSVNPGMARWIKELFCHNERVVLTGDWKHGFFSLTAVGATNVGSIRIYFDRDLHTNSPRYSKGSYNDFSFVTHTNKEGIPMRKGEHLGEFNLGSTIVLIFEAPKDFNFKLKAGQKIRFGEALGSL, encoded by the exons GTTGCACTTCCCCCAGCTGGCTCTGAGGCGGAGGCTGGGACAGCTGAGCTGTATGTCCAGACCTGCCCTGAAACTGCGCTCCTGGCCCCTGACGGTCCTCTACTACCTCCTGCCCTTCGGTGCCCTCAGACCGCTCAGCCGGGTGGGATGGAGGCCCGTGAGCAGG GTGGCCCTGTACAAGTCGGTGCCCACGCGCCTGCTGTCGCGGGCCTGGGGCCGCCTCAACCAGGTGGAGCTGCCGCACTGGCTGCGCCGGCCTGTCTATAGCCTGTACATCTGGACCTTTGGGGTGAACATGAAGGAGGCCGCCGTGGAGGACCTGCACCACTACCGCAACCTTAGCGAGTTCTTCCGGCGCAAGCTGAAGCCGCAGGCCCGGCCTGTCTGTGGCTTGCACAGCGTG ATCAGCCCCTCAGATGGGAAGATCCTGAACTTCGGGCAGGTGAAGAACTGCGAGGTGGAGCAGGTGAAGGGGGTCACCTACTCGCTGGAGTCGTTCCTGGGCCCACGTACTTCCACAGATGATCTGTCCTTTCCACCAG CGCCCCCCTGCGGCTCCTTCAGGAACCAGCTGGTCACTAGAGAAGGGAATGAGCTCTACCACTGTGTCATCTACCTGGCCCCCGGGGACTACCACTGCTTCCACTCCCCCACTGACTGGACCGTTTCCCACCGGCGCCATTTCCCAG GCTCCCTGATGTCTGTGAACCCTGGTATGGCCCGCTGGATCAAAGAGCTCTTCTGCCACAACGAGCGGGTGGTCCTCACTGGGGACTGGAAACACGGCTTCTTCTCGCTGACGGCTGTGGGGGCTACCAACGTGGGCTCTATACGCATCTACTTTGACAGG GACCTGCACACGAACAGCCCACGCTACAGCAAGGGCTCCTACAATGACTTCAGCTTCGTGACACACACCAACAAGGAGGGCATCCCTATGCGCAAGGGCGAGCACCTGGGCGAGTTCAACCTGGGCTCCACCATTGTGCTCATCTTTGAGGCCCCCAAGGACTTCAACTTTAAGCTGAAAGCGGGACAGAAGATCCGGTTCGGAGAGGCTCTGGGCTCCCTCTAG
- the PISD gene encoding phosphatidylserine decarboxylase proenzyme, mitochondrial isoform X3 produces MCQSEARRGPELRAAAKWLHFPQLALRRRLGQLSCMSRPALKLRSWPLTVLYYLLPFGALRPLSRVGWRPVSRVALYKSVPTRLLSRAWGRLNQVELPHWLRRPVYSLYIWTFGVNMKEAAVEDLHHYRNLSEFFRRKLKPQARPVCGLHSVISPSDGKILNFGQVKNCEVEQVKGVTYSLESFLGPRTSTDDLSFPPAPPCGSFRNQLVTREGNELYHCVIYLAPGDYHCFHSPTDWTVSHRRHFPGSLMSVNPGMARWIKELFCHNERVVLTGDWKHGFFSLTAVGATNVGSIRIYFDRDLHTNSPRYSKGSYNDFSFVTHTNKEGIPMRKGEHLGEFNLGSTIVLIFEAPKDFNFKLKAGQKIRFGEALGSL; encoded by the exons ATGTGTCAGTCAGAGGCACGGCGAGGACCTGAGCTCCGAGCAGCAGCGAAATG GTTGCACTTCCCCCAGCTGGCTCTGAGGCGGAGGCTGGGACAGCTGAGCTGTATGTCCAGACCTGCCCTGAAACTGCGCTCCTGGCCCCTGACGGTCCTCTACTACCTCCTGCCCTTCGGTGCCCTCAGACCGCTCAGCCGGGTGGGATGGAGGCCCGTGAGCAGG GTGGCCCTGTACAAGTCGGTGCCCACGCGCCTGCTGTCGCGGGCCTGGGGCCGCCTCAACCAGGTGGAGCTGCCGCACTGGCTGCGCCGGCCTGTCTATAGCCTGTACATCTGGACCTTTGGGGTGAACATGAAGGAGGCCGCCGTGGAGGACCTGCACCACTACCGCAACCTTAGCGAGTTCTTCCGGCGCAAGCTGAAGCCGCAGGCCCGGCCTGTCTGTGGCTTGCACAGCGTG ATCAGCCCCTCAGATGGGAAGATCCTGAACTTCGGGCAGGTGAAGAACTGCGAGGTGGAGCAGGTGAAGGGGGTCACCTACTCGCTGGAGTCGTTCCTGGGCCCACGTACTTCCACAGATGATCTGTCCTTTCCACCAG CGCCCCCCTGCGGCTCCTTCAGGAACCAGCTGGTCACTAGAGAAGGGAATGAGCTCTACCACTGTGTCATCTACCTGGCCCCCGGGGACTACCACTGCTTCCACTCCCCCACTGACTGGACCGTTTCCCACCGGCGCCATTTCCCAG GCTCCCTGATGTCTGTGAACCCTGGTATGGCCCGCTGGATCAAAGAGCTCTTCTGCCACAACGAGCGGGTGGTCCTCACTGGGGACTGGAAACACGGCTTCTTCTCGCTGACGGCTGTGGGGGCTACCAACGTGGGCTCTATACGCATCTACTTTGACAGG GACCTGCACACGAACAGCCCACGCTACAGCAAGGGCTCCTACAATGACTTCAGCTTCGTGACACACACCAACAAGGAGGGCATCCCTATGCGCAAGGGCGAGCACCTGGGCGAGTTCAACCTGGGCTCCACCATTGTGCTCATCTTTGAGGCCCCCAAGGACTTCAACTTTAAGCTGAAAGCGGGACAGAAGATCCGGTTCGGAGAGGCTCTGGGCTCCCTCTAG